Proteins found in one Serratia plymuthica genomic segment:
- the tcdA gene encoding tRNA cyclic N6-threonylcarbamoyladenosine(37) synthase TcdA: MSTAYSEAYLQRFGGTARLYGQQALALFAQAHVCVIGIGGVGSWAAEALARTGIGAITLIDMDDVCVTNTNRQIHALRQNVGQSKTEVMAERILAINPECRVTCVDDFITADNVAELLNHNFSYVIDAIDSVRPKAALLAYCRRYKIPVVTTGGAGGQIDPTQIAVADLAKTIQDPLAAKLRERLKNDFNVVKNSKGKLGIDCVFSSEPLVYPQPDGTVCASRSTAEGPKRMDCSAGFGAATMVTATFGFVAVSHALKKMVAKAARQA; this comes from the coding sequence TTTGTACGGCCAGCAGGCGCTGGCGCTGTTTGCCCAGGCGCATGTATGCGTGATTGGCATCGGCGGTGTGGGGTCCTGGGCGGCCGAGGCTCTGGCGCGCACCGGCATCGGCGCCATTACGCTGATTGATATGGACGATGTGTGCGTCACCAATACCAACCGCCAGATCCATGCGCTGCGCCAGAATGTCGGCCAGTCAAAGACAGAAGTGATGGCGGAGCGCATTCTGGCGATCAACCCCGAATGCCGGGTGACCTGCGTCGACGACTTTATTACTGCGGACAATGTGGCTGAGCTGTTGAACCACAATTTCAGCTATGTGATCGACGCGATTGACAGCGTACGGCCGAAGGCCGCGCTGCTGGCTTATTGCCGTCGTTACAAGATCCCGGTGGTCACAACCGGCGGGGCGGGCGGGCAAATAGATCCGACGCAGATCGCGGTGGCCGATTTGGCGAAGACCATTCAGGATCCGCTGGCCGCCAAGCTGCGCGAGCGGTTGAAGAATGATTTCAACGTGGTGAAAAACAGTAAGGGCAAGCTCGGCATTGATTGCGTGTTTTCCAGCGAGCCGCTGGTATACCCGCAGCCGGACGGCACGGTTTGCGCATCGCGCAGCACCGCAGAAGGGCCAAAAAGAATGGACTGCAGCGCGGGATTTGGCGCGGCGACCATGGTTACCGCGACCTTCGGCTTTGTCGCCGTGTCCCACGCCTTGAAGAAAATGGTGGCGAAAGCCGCGCGTCAGGCGTAA